The following proteins come from a genomic window of Tepidibacillus fermentans:
- a CDS encoding DRTGG domain-containing protein, with amino-acid sequence MSTKHEKILQFIESLPLGHKISVRQIAREMKVSEGTAYRAIKEAENRGFVSTIERVGTVRIEKKHKANIEKLTFAEVVNIVDGRVLGGRNGLYKTLNKFVIGAMKLEDMMKYVDPGNLLIVGNRVQAHKLTLKQGAAILITGGFDTSNEVKELADELELPVISTSYDTFTVASLINRAIYDRLIKKEIMMVDDIILGQKEVMFLTDSQTVSDYHSLVEKTKHSRFPVVDQQMKLVGIVTSKDILDKDKNLSIDKVMTKNPISVTAKTSIASAAHMMVWEGIELLPVIDTYRKLIGVISRQDVLKALQYIQKQPQIGETIDDIIMKPFEEHKAEDGTIIFKGEVTPQMTNQLGSLSTGPLISLVTESAHRILRQYKKGDLVPENLMIYFVKPVQIESELEIRPKIIEVSRKFGKVDVEIYHKNQLVSKALISSQVIER; translated from the coding sequence ATGTCAACCAAACACGAGAAGATTCTGCAGTTCATTGAAAGTTTACCATTAGGTCACAAAATATCTGTTAGACAGATTGCCAGAGAGATGAAAGTAAGTGAAGGGACAGCTTACCGAGCGATAAAAGAGGCAGAAAATAGAGGTTTTGTAAGTACGATTGAACGGGTAGGAACTGTTCGGATTGAGAAAAAGCATAAAGCAAATATTGAGAAGTTGACCTTTGCTGAAGTGGTCAATATTGTCGATGGTCGTGTCCTTGGCGGAAGGAATGGATTATATAAAACTCTCAACAAATTTGTCATCGGTGCCATGAAATTAGAAGATATGATGAAATATGTAGACCCTGGCAACTTGTTAATTGTGGGAAATCGTGTCCAAGCCCATAAGTTAACCCTTAAACAAGGTGCAGCCATCTTAATTACTGGCGGATTTGATACCAGTAACGAAGTAAAGGAACTGGCGGATGAACTAGAATTACCTGTGATCTCAACGAGTTATGACACATTTACGGTCGCTTCATTAATCAACCGGGCAATTTATGATCGTTTAATTAAAAAAGAAATCATGATGGTAGATGACATTATTCTTGGACAAAAAGAGGTTATGTTCTTAACAGACTCACAAACGGTATCAGACTATCATTCCCTTGTAGAAAAGACAAAGCATAGCCGTTTTCCAGTAGTAGATCAACAAATGAAATTAGTAGGAATTGTAACTTCAAAGGATATTTTAGATAAAGATAAAAATTTATCGATTGATAAAGTGATGACGAAAAACCCAATTTCTGTTACAGCAAAAACTTCAATTGCTTCAGCAGCTCATATGATGGTTTGGGAGGGAATTGAACTCTTACCTGTGATCGACACTTATCGAAAATTAATTGGGGTGATTAGTCGTCAAGATGTGTTAAAAGCCTTACAATATATTCAAAAACAACCACAAATAGGAGAAACGATTGATGATATTATCATGAAACCATTTGAAGAACACAAAGCTGAAGATGGGACAATTATCTTTAAAGGAGAAGTTACTCCACAAATGACCAATCAACTTGGTTCTTTATCAACGGGGCCACTGATCAGTTTAGTGACAGAATCTGCTCACCGAATTTTACGGCAGTATAAAAAAGGTGATCTTGTTCCCGAGAATTTGATGATTTATTTTGTGAAACCTGTACAAATCGAGAGTGAATTAGAAATTCGACCAAAAATCATCGAGGTAAGTCGAAAGTTTGGTAAAGTCGACGTGGAAATCTATCATAAAAACCAACTCGTAAGCAAGGCTTTAATTTCATCACAAGTGATTGAACGGTAA
- a CDS encoding metal-dependent hydrolase, with amino-acid sequence MEVRYHGHSCVELKGEKHTLIIDPFITGNSHAKVAVDEIKVDYIYITHGHGDHIGDAVQIAKNNEATVIAPFELATYMGWQGVKSHPLHIGGSFGFDFGRIKATQAFHGSGFVDDTNKQIIYLGMPSGVIVEMDGKKIYHAGDTGLFGDMKLLEREQLDVAFLPIGDNFTMGMEDALLAAEWIKAKKTIPIHYNTFPVIQQDPQTFVNRLQEKGLSGEVLPMNQWVKL; translated from the coding sequence ATGGAAGTTCGTTACCATGGGCATAGTTGTGTGGAGTTAAAAGGAGAAAAACACACTCTGATTATTGATCCATTTATTACAGGAAATAGTCATGCAAAAGTTGCCGTAGATGAAATAAAGGTCGATTATATCTATATTACTCATGGTCATGGTGACCATATTGGTGATGCGGTGCAAATTGCAAAAAATAATGAGGCAACAGTGATTGCTCCTTTTGAGTTAGCGACATATATGGGATGGCAAGGAGTTAAGTCTCATCCATTACATATTGGAGGAAGCTTTGGCTTTGATTTTGGTCGGATTAAAGCAACCCAGGCATTTCATGGTTCGGGATTTGTTGATGATACGAATAAACAAATCATTTATTTAGGAATGCCTAGTGGAGTCATTGTTGAAATGGACGGAAAGAAAATTTATCATGCTGGGGATACAGGCTTGTTTGGCGATATGAAGTTACTAGAACGTGAACAATTAGATGTTGCCTTTTTGCCAATCGGAGACAATTTCACGATGGGAATGGAGGATGCATTGTTAGCCGCTGAATGGATCAAAGCGAAGAAAACGATTCCGATCCACTACAATACCTTTCCTGTAATCCAACAAGATCCACAAACCTTTGTCAATCGTTTACAAGAAAAAGGATTAAGTGGCGAAGTTCTTCCCATGAATCAGTGGGTGAAGTTATAA